The following coding sequences lie in one Klebsiella huaxiensis genomic window:
- the eutC gene encoding ethanolamine ammonia-lyase subunit EutC, producing the protein MDQKQIEEIVRSVMASMGQPQTTAAAPQAAVTKCASQCEVAAESCELDLGSPEAKAWIGVQQPHRAEVLAELKRSTVARVCTGRAGPRPRTLALLRFLADHSRSKDTVLKEVPEEWVKTQGLLEVRSEISDKNLYLTRPDMGRRLSAEAIDALKSQCVMSPDVQVVVSDGLSTDAITVNYEEILPPLLSGLKQAGLKVGTPFFVRYGRVKIEDQIGEILGAKVVVLLVGERPGLGQSESLSCYAVYSPRVATTVEADRTCISNIHQGGTPPVEAAAVIVDLAKRMLEQKASGINMTR; encoded by the coding sequence ATGGATCAAAAGCAGATTGAAGAAATTGTACGTAGCGTGATGGCGTCAATGGGACAACCGCAAACCACGGCGGCAGCGCCGCAGGCGGCGGTGACGAAGTGCGCCAGCCAGTGTGAAGTTGCCGCGGAGAGTTGCGAACTGGATTTAGGTTCGCCTGAAGCCAAGGCCTGGATTGGCGTGCAGCAGCCGCATCGTGCGGAAGTGCTGGCCGAGCTGAAGCGCAGCACCGTGGCGCGTGTTTGTACCGGTCGTGCCGGTCCACGCCCGCGCACCCTCGCGCTGTTGCGCTTTCTTGCCGACCATTCACGCTCCAAAGATACGGTGCTGAAAGAGGTGCCGGAAGAGTGGGTGAAAACCCAGGGCCTACTGGAAGTGCGTTCAGAAATTAGCGACAAAAACCTCTACCTGACGCGCCCGGATATGGGGCGTCGCCTGAGTGCTGAAGCGATTGACGCGCTGAAGTCACAGTGCGTAATGAGCCCGGATGTGCAGGTGGTGGTTTCCGATGGCCTCTCGACCGACGCGATCACCGTCAACTATGAAGAGATCTTGCCGCCGCTGCTGTCGGGCCTGAAACAGGCTGGATTGAAGGTCGGCACGCCGTTCTTCGTGCGCTACGGGCGCGTCAAAATCGAAGATCAGATTGGCGAAATTCTCGGTGCGAAAGTCGTTGTCCTATTGGTGGGTGAGCGTCCGGGGCTAGGGCAGTCGGAAAGCCTCTCCTGCTACGCCGTTTACTCTCCGCGCGTGGCGACTACCGTTGAAGCGGATCGTACCTGTATTTCGAATATTCACCAGGGCGGTACGCCGCCGGTAGAAGCGGCCGCGGTGATCGTTGATTTGGCCAAACGCATGCTGGAGCAGAAGGCTTCCGGCATCAACATGACTCGTTAA
- the eutL gene encoding ethanolamine utilization microcompartment protein EutL → MPALDLIRPSVTAMRVIASVNDGFARELKLPPHIRSLGLITADSDDVTYIAADEATKQAMVEVVYGRSLYAGAAHGPSPTAGEVLIMLGGPNPAEVRAGLDAMVAHIEGGAAFQWANDAEDTAFLAHVVSRTGSYLSSTSGIALGDPLAYLVAPPLEATFGIDAALKSADVQLVTYVPPPSETNYSAAFLTGSQAACKAACNAFTDAVLDIARHPIQRA, encoded by the coding sequence ATGCCTGCATTAGATTTAATTCGCCCCTCGGTGACGGCCATGCGCGTGATTGCTTCGGTGAATGACGGTTTCGCGCGCGAACTTAAATTACCGCCACATATACGTAGCCTCGGACTCATCACGGCAGATTCTGATGACGTGACTTATATTGCCGCTGACGAAGCGACAAAACAGGCAATGGTGGAAGTGGTTTATGGCCGCTCTCTGTACGCCGGGGCGGCTCACGGTCCCTCGCCGACAGCGGGGGAAGTGTTGATTATGTTGGGGGGGCCTAACCCGGCGGAGGTTCGCGCCGGTCTGGATGCGATGGTCGCGCATATTGAAGGCGGCGCGGCGTTTCAGTGGGCCAATGACGCCGAAGATACGGCGTTTCTGGCACATGTAGTTTCGCGCACCGGCTCGTATCTCTCGTCGACTTCAGGCATTGCGCTGGGTGACCCGTTGGCCTATCTGGTCGCGCCGCCTTTAGAAGCGACGTTTGGTATCGATGCAGCGTTGAAATCAGCGGACGTCCAGTTGGTGACCTACGTGCCACCGCCGTCAGAAACCAACTATTCGGCGGCGTTTCTGACCGGGAGCCAGGCTGCCTGTAAAGCCGCCTGCAATGCCTTTACTGATGCCGTTCTGGATATAGCCCGTCATCCAATCCAGCGCGCGTAA
- the eutK gene encoding ethanolamine utilization microcompartment protein EutK, with protein MINALGLLEVDGMVAAVDAADAMLKAANVRLLSHEVLDPGRLTLVIEGDLAACRAALDAGSAAAQRTGRVISRREIGRPEEDTQRLISGFQRQQETPEAPATTESSEALVAVLTSVRQGMTAGEVAAHFGWSLEEARKALEQLFSAGALRKRSSRYRLKN; from the coding sequence ATGATCAACGCGCTGGGATTACTGGAAGTGGATGGCATGGTTGCCGCCGTTGACGCGGCGGATGCCATGCTGAAAGCGGCCAACGTGCGTCTACTCAGCCATGAAGTTCTCGACCCGGGGAGGCTGACGCTGGTGATTGAAGGCGATCTGGCGGCATGCCGTGCGGCGCTGGATGCCGGAAGCGCTGCTGCACAGCGCACGGGCCGTGTTATTAGCCGCCGGGAAATTGGCCGACCGGAAGAGGATACCCAGCGGCTGATTAGTGGCTTTCAACGCCAACAGGAAACGCCGGAGGCACCTGCAACGACGGAGTCATCAGAAGCCCTGGTGGCGGTGCTGACATCGGTGCGTCAGGGAATGACGGCAGGGGAGGTGGCCGCGCATTTCGGCTGGTCGCTTGAAGAAGCCAGAAAGGCGCTGGAGCAGCTCTTTTCTGCCGGGGCGTTGCGTAAACGCAGTAGTCGCTATCGCTTAAAAAATTAA
- the eutR gene encoding HTH-type transcriptional regulator EutR, with the protein MKKKKPANLHHLYHEALPEDVKLTPMVEVDNVHQRRTTDVYEHALTITAWQQIYDQLHPGKFHGEFTEILLDDIQVFREYTGLALRQSCLVWPNSFWFGIPATRGEQGFIGSQCIGSAEIATRPGGTEFELSTPDDYTILGVVISEDVISRQAGFLHHPERVLHMLRNQSALEVKEQHKAALWGFVQQALATFSENPENLHQPAVRKVLGDNLLLAMGAMLEEAQPMVTAESISHQSYRRLLSRAREYVLENMSEPLTVLDLCNQLHVSRRTLQNAFHAILGIGPNAWLKRIRLNAVRRELISPWSQSTTVKDAAMQWGFWHLGQFATDYQQLFAEKPSLTLHQRMRQWA; encoded by the coding sequence ATGAAAAAGAAAAAACCGGCAAACCTGCACCATCTTTATCATGAAGCATTACCCGAAGACGTTAAGCTGACGCCGATGGTGGAGGTGGATAACGTCCACCAGCGGCGTACCACCGATGTTTATGAACATGCCCTGACGATTACCGCCTGGCAGCAGATTTACGATCAACTTCATCCGGGAAAATTCCACGGTGAATTCACCGAAATCCTGCTCGATGATATTCAGGTTTTTCGCGAATATACTGGCCTGGCGCTGCGCCAATCCTGCCTGGTATGGCCTAACTCTTTTTGGTTCGGCATTCCGGCAACCCGCGGCGAGCAGGGGTTTATTGGCTCGCAGTGTATTGGCAGTGCGGAAATCGCTACCCGACCCGGCGGTACGGAGTTTGAACTCAGTACGCCGGATGATTACACCATTCTTGGGGTGGTTATCTCGGAAGATGTGATTTCCCGCCAGGCCGGCTTCCTGCATCATCCGGAAAGAGTGCTGCATATGTTGCGTAACCAGTCGGCGCTGGAGGTGAAAGAACAGCACAAAGCGGCGCTATGGGGTTTTGTGCAGCAGGCGCTGGCGACGTTTAGCGAGAACCCGGAAAACCTCCATCAACCCGCTGTACGCAAAGTGTTGGGCGATAATTTACTGCTGGCGATGGGGGCGATGTTGGAGGAGGCGCAGCCGATGGTCACCGCCGAGAGCATCAGCCATCAAAGCTATCGACGACTATTATCCCGAGCGCGGGAATATGTGCTGGAGAATATGTCGGAGCCGCTGACCGTTCTCGACTTATGTAATCAGTTGCATGTTAGCCGCCGCACGCTGCAAAACGCTTTTCACGCCATTCTGGGGATTGGCCCGAACGCGTGGCTGAAGCGCATTCGGTTAAACGCGGTGCGCCGGGAGCTGATTAGCCCCTGGTCGCAGAGCACGACGGTTAAGGATGCCGCGATGCAGTGGGGATTCTGGCATTTGGGGCAGTTCGCCACCGATTATCAGCAGTTGTTCGCCGAGAAACCGTCGCTGACGCTGCATCAAAGGATGCGGCAGTGGGCATAA
- the hemF gene encoding oxygen-dependent coproporphyrinogen oxidase: MKPDAQQVKAFLLQLQDTICQKLSVVDGCDFVEDSWQREAGGGGRSRVLRDGGIFEQAGVNFSHVHGDAMPASATAHRPELAGRSFEAMGVSLVVHPRSPYIPTSHANVRFFIAEKPGADPVWWFGGGFDLTPYYGFEEDAVHWHRTARDLCYPFGEEVYPHYKKWCDDYFFLKHRNEQRGIGGLFFDDLNTPNFDHCFDFMQAVGNGYTDAYLPIVERRKEMLWGQRERDFQLYRRGRYVEFNLVWDRGTLFGLQTGGRTESILMSMPPLVRWEYDYHPEAGSPEAALGEFIQVRDWL; the protein is encoded by the coding sequence ATGAAACCCGACGCGCAGCAGGTAAAAGCATTCCTTCTTCAGTTGCAGGATACTATCTGCCAAAAGCTCAGCGTCGTTGACGGCTGCGATTTCGTTGAAGATAGCTGGCAGCGTGAAGCCGGCGGCGGCGGACGCAGCCGGGTACTGCGCGATGGCGGTATCTTTGAGCAGGCAGGCGTGAACTTTTCTCACGTACACGGCGATGCGATGCCGGCTTCTGCTACCGCTCACCGCCCTGAGCTAGCGGGACGCAGCTTCGAAGCCATGGGCGTGTCGCTGGTGGTGCATCCGCGCAGTCCGTACATTCCCACCAGCCATGCCAACGTGCGCTTTTTTATTGCGGAAAAACCGGGCGCTGACCCAGTGTGGTGGTTCGGCGGCGGCTTCGATTTAACCCCCTATTACGGTTTTGAAGAAGATGCCGTTCACTGGCATCGTACCGCCCGTGATTTATGCTACCCCTTCGGCGAAGAGGTTTATCCACACTATAAAAAGTGGTGCGACGACTACTTCTTCCTCAAACATCGTAACGAGCAGCGCGGTATCGGCGGGCTGTTTTTCGATGATTTGAATACCCCGAATTTCGACCATTGTTTCGACTTTATGCAGGCGGTTGGCAACGGCTATACCGACGCATATTTACCGATTGTCGAGCGACGTAAAGAGATGCTCTGGGGCCAGCGCGAGCGCGATTTTCAACTCTACCGTCGCGGGCGCTACGTAGAGTTCAATCTGGTGTGGGATCGCGGAACCCTGTTCGGCCTGCAAACAGGCGGACGCACCGAATCCATCCTGATGTCGATGCCTCCGCTGGTCCGCTGGGAATATGATTATCATCCAGAAGCGGGCAGCCCGGAGGCGGCGCTAGGCGAATTTATTCAGGTTCGCGACTGGCTATAA
- the amiA gene encoding N-acetylmuramoyl-L-alanine amidase AmiA, whose product MSTFKPLKILSSRRQVLKAGLAAITLSGIASQASAKEQPLKTSNGHSKPAAKKKGAKRVVMLDPGHGGIDTGAIGHNGSKEKHVVLAIAKNVRSILRSNGIDARLTRSGDTFIPLYDRVEIAHQHGADLFMSIHADGFTNPSAAGASVFALSNRGASSAMAKYLSDRENRADEVAGKKATDKDHLLQQVLFDLVQTDTIKNSLTLGSHILKKIKPVHKLHSRNTEQAAFVVLKSPSIPSVLVETSFITNPNEEKLLGTTAFRQKIATAIANGIISYFHWFDNQKAHSTRR is encoded by the coding sequence ATGAGCACTTTTAAACCCTTAAAAATACTTTCTTCGCGCCGCCAGGTGCTGAAAGCCGGGCTGGCAGCAATCACCCTTTCAGGGATCGCCTCGCAGGCCAGCGCGAAAGAACAACCGTTAAAAACATCTAACGGTCACAGCAAACCCGCCGCGAAGAAAAAAGGCGCTAAACGCGTCGTGATGCTCGACCCGGGCCATGGCGGTATTGATACCGGCGCTATTGGCCATAACGGCTCAAAAGAGAAACACGTCGTGCTGGCTATCGCTAAAAACGTGCGCAGTATTCTGCGCAGCAACGGCATTGATGCGCGGCTGACGCGCAGCGGGGATACTTTTATTCCGCTGTACGATCGCGTGGAGATAGCTCACCAGCACGGTGCCGACCTCTTCATGTCGATTCACGCCGACGGTTTCACCAACCCGAGCGCAGCCGGGGCCTCCGTATTCGCCCTTTCCAACCGCGGCGCCAGTAGCGCCATGGCAAAATACCTCTCCGATCGTGAAAACCGTGCGGATGAGGTCGCTGGTAAGAAAGCGACGGATAAAGACCACCTATTACAGCAAGTGCTGTTTGACCTGGTACAAACTGATACCATCAAAAACAGCTTGACGCTCGGCTCGCATATTCTGAAAAAGATCAAGCCGGTGCATAAGCTGCACAGCCGCAATACTGAACAGGCGGCGTTCGTGGTGCTAAAGTCGCCATCGATTCCTTCGGTGCTAGTAGAGACGTCGTTTATTACCAATCCAAACGAAGAAAAACTGCTCGGCACCACCGCGTTCCGGCAGAAAATCGCCACGGCGATTGCTAACGGCATTATTAGTTATTTCCACTGGTTCGATAACCAGAAAGCCCATTCGACGAGACGTTAA
- a CDS encoding GNAT family acetyltransferase produces the protein MEIRVFRQQDFEEVITLWERCDLLRPWNDPEMDIERKLNHDASLFLVAEVNGEVVGTVMGGYDGHRGSAYYLGVHPEYRGRGIANALLNRLEKKLIARGCPKINIMIREDNDVVQGMYERLGYEHSDVLCLGKRLIEDEEY, from the coding sequence ATGGAGATACGCGTTTTTCGCCAGCAAGATTTTGAAGAGGTGATTACCTTGTGGGAGCGTTGCGATCTCCTGCGGCCATGGAACGATCCGGAAATGGATATTGAACGTAAGCTGAACCACGATGCCAGCTTGTTCCTGGTTGCTGAGGTTAATGGCGAAGTTGTCGGCACGGTAATGGGGGGTTACGACGGCCATCGCGGGTCGGCTTATTACCTTGGCGTGCACCCTGAATACCGTGGTCGCGGCATTGCGAATGCGTTGCTTAACCGGCTGGAGAAAAAGCTGATTGCCCGCGGCTGTCCAAAAATCAACATTATGATACGTGAAGATAACGACGTGGTTCAGGGGATGTACGAGCGGCTCGGCTATGAGCATTCGGACGTGCTGTGCCTCGGTAAACGCTTAATTGAAGATGAAGAATACTGA
- a CDS encoding DUF2919 domain-containing protein, which yields MKNTEFIPSDFDSHGRLRLPFLFWCVLLLQARTWVLFLMAGASRQQGDALLNLFYPNHDNFWLGLLPGIPAVLAFVVSGHRQKFPRFWPLMRWLLVFSQVLLLVWQPLLWLSGESPSALTIALLAADLYALWWLLSSRRLKACFRDEQL from the coding sequence ATGAAGAATACTGAATTTATCCCCTCCGATTTTGATAGCCATGGTCGCCTGCGTTTGCCGTTCCTTTTTTGGTGCGTGCTGCTGTTGCAGGCGCGGACGTGGGTGCTATTTCTGATGGCAGGCGCGTCGCGCCAACAGGGCGATGCGTTGCTGAATCTGTTTTATCCGAATCATGACAATTTTTGGCTGGGGTTGCTGCCCGGTATTCCGGCAGTGCTGGCGTTTGTTGTCAGCGGACACCGTCAAAAATTTCCTCGGTTTTGGCCGCTGATGCGCTGGCTGCTGGTCTTCTCGCAAGTATTGCTGTTGGTCTGGCAGCCGTTACTGTGGCTGAGCGGTGAATCACCTTCGGCGTTGACCATCGCCCTTTTGGCGGCGGATCTTTACGCGCTCTGGTGGCTGTTGAGCAGCCGTCGACTGAAAGCCTGTTTTCGTGACGAACAGCTTTAA
- a CDS encoding RpoE-regulated lipoprotein, translated as MKSRRLLLCALPLVLTGCSTMSAVNWSAAYPWNWFGSSTEVTEQGVGNLTAATPMSEQAISDAIGSNYRLRSGMKTANGNIVRYFEALKDDKVALTINGESGTISRIDVRDSNIEAASGVKVGTPFSDIYSKAFGNCQKGHHDNGTVVECKAEGSQHISYVFTGNWSGPEELMPSDDTLKSWPVSEIIWRR; from the coding sequence ATGAAATCGCGACGTTTACTTCTCTGCGCATTACCGCTGGTCTTAACCGGTTGCTCAACAATGAGCGCGGTCAACTGGTCAGCTGCCTATCCGTGGAACTGGTTTGGTTCCTCAACGGAGGTTACCGAGCAGGGCGTGGGCAATCTGACCGCCGCGACGCCGATGAGCGAGCAGGCCATCAGCGATGCGATTGGCAGCAACTATCGCCTGCGCAGCGGTATGAAAACCGCCAACGGCAACATCGTGCGCTATTTCGAAGCGTTAAAAGATGACAAGGTCGCGCTAACCATCAACGGTGAGAGCGGCACCATCAGCCGTATCGACGTGCGCGATAGCAATATCGAAGCCGCCAGCGGCGTGAAAGTTGGCACGCCGTTTAGCGACATCTACAGTAAAGCTTTCGGCAACTGTCAGAAAGGCCATCATGACAACGGCACGGTTGTGGAATGTAAAGCCGAAGGCAGCCAGCACATCAGCTATGTATTCACTGGCAACTGGAGCGGGCCTGAAGAGCTGATGCCTTCTGACGACACGCTGAAGAGCTGGCCTGTGAGCGAGATTATCTGGCGTCGCTAA
- a CDS encoding Dyp-type peroxidase translates to MSQVQSGILPEHCRAAIWIEANVKGDVDALREASKVFADKLATFEAKYPDAKLGAVVAFGHNVWRQLSGGVGAEELKDFPVYGKGLAPSTQYDVLIHILSAQHEVNFSVAQAAMAVFGNIIDVKEEIHGFRWIEERDLSGFVDGTENPAGEETRREVAVIKDGVDAGGSYVFVQRWEHNLKQLNRMSVPDQEMMIGRTKEANEEIDGDDRPETSHLSRVDLKEDGKGLKIVRQSLPYGTASGVHGLYFCAYCARLYNIEQQLLSMFGDTDGKRDAMLRFTKPVTGGYYFAPSLERIQAL, encoded by the coding sequence ATGTCTCAGGTTCAGAGCGGCATTTTGCCGGAACATTGCCGTGCGGCGATTTGGATTGAAGCGAATGTTAAAGGCGACGTTGATGCACTGCGTGAAGCCAGCAAGGTTTTTGCCGATAAATTAGCTACTTTTGAGGCGAAATATCCGGATGCTAAGCTAGGGGCGGTGGTTGCTTTTGGCCATAACGTCTGGCGTCAACTGAGCGGCGGCGTGGGCGCGGAAGAGTTAAAAGACTTCCCGGTCTATGGTAAAGGTCTGGCGCCATCAACTCAGTATGATGTGCTGATCCACATTTTGTCCGCGCAGCATGAGGTGAACTTCTCTGTTGCCCAGGCGGCAATGGCTGTGTTTGGTAACATCATTGACGTTAAAGAAGAGATTCACGGCTTCCGCTGGATTGAAGAGCGCGACCTGAGCGGCTTTGTTGATGGCACCGAAAACCCGGCGGGTGAAGAGACGCGCCGTGAAGTCGCCGTTATCAAAGATGGCGTTGATGCAGGCGGCAGCTACGTTTTCGTTCAGCGCTGGGAGCATAACCTCAAACAGCTTAACCGCATGAGCGTTCCTGATCAGGAAATGATGATTGGTCGTACCAAAGAAGCCAACGAAGAGATTGACGGCGACGATCGTCCGGAAACCTCCCACCTGAGCCGCGTGGATCTGAAGGAAGATGGTAAAGGGCTGAAGATTGTGCGCCAGAGCCTGCCGTACGGCACCGCCAGCGGCGTTCATGGTCTCTACTTCTGTGCCTACTGCGCGCGCCTGTACAATATTGAGCAGCAGTTGCTGAGTATGTTCGGCGATACCGATGGTAAGCGCGATGCGATGCTGCGCTTTACTAAACCGGTGACCGGCGGGTACTACTTCGCGCCGTCGCTGGAGCGTATTCAGGCGCTGTAA
- the cysP gene encoding thiosulfate/sulfate ABC transporter substrate-binding protein CysP: protein MAVKSLKKGYLALAASVLLVAQAQATELLNSSYDVSRELFAALNPPFEQQWAKDNGGDKLTIKQSHAGSSKQALAILQGLKADVVTYNQVTDVQILHDKGKLIPADWQSRLPNNSSPFYSTMGFLVRKGNPKNIHDWNDLVRSDVKLIFPNPKTSGNARYTYLAAWGAADKADGGDKAKTEQFMTQFLKNVEVFDTGGRGATTTFAERGLGDVLISFESEVNNIRKQYEDQGFEVVIPKTNILAEFPVAWVDKNVKANGTEKAAKAYLTWLYSPQAQTIITDYYYRVNNPKVMDGLKDKFPQTELFRVEDQFGSWPEVMKTHFVSGGELDKLLAAGRK, encoded by the coding sequence ATGGCCGTTAAATCACTGAAAAAAGGATATCTGGCGCTGGCAGCTTCTGTGCTGTTAGTTGCGCAGGCGCAGGCGACGGAACTGCTGAACAGTTCCTACGATGTTTCCCGCGAGCTGTTTGCCGCCCTTAACCCGCCGTTTGAACAGCAGTGGGCGAAAGATAATGGCGGCGACAAGCTGACGATTAAACAATCTCATGCCGGGTCATCAAAACAGGCGCTGGCGATTCTGCAAGGCCTGAAGGCCGACGTGGTGACCTATAACCAGGTGACCGACGTGCAGATCTTGCACGACAAAGGCAAGCTGATTCCGGCCGACTGGCAAAGCCGTTTGCCGAATAACAGCTCGCCGTTTTACTCCACCATGGGATTCCTGGTGCGCAAAGGCAATCCGAAAAATATTCACGACTGGAATGACCTGGTGCGCTCCGATGTGAAACTGATTTTCCCGAACCCGAAAACCTCAGGCAACGCGCGTTATACCTATTTAGCCGCGTGGGGCGCCGCGGATAAAGCTGACGGTGGAGATAAAGCCAAAACCGAGCAGTTTATGACTCAGTTTCTGAAGAACGTCGAAGTGTTTGATACCGGTGGTCGCGGTGCTACTACCACCTTTGCGGAACGCGGGTTGGGCGATGTACTGATTAGTTTTGAATCGGAAGTGAATAACATCCGCAAACAGTACGAAGATCAGGGATTCGAGGTGGTTATTCCTAAAACCAATATCCTGGCTGAATTCCCGGTGGCCTGGGTGGATAAAAACGTCAAAGCCAACGGTACGGAAAAGGCGGCGAAGGCCTATCTGACATGGCTCTACAGCCCACAAGCGCAGACAATTATTACCGACTATTACTATCGCGTGAACAACCCGAAAGTGATGGATGGATTGAAAGATAAATTCCCGCAGACTGAACTGTTCCGCGTGGAAGACCAGTTTGGATCATGGCCGGAAGTGATGAAAACACACTTTGTCAGCGGCGGTGAGCTGGACAAACTGTTGGCGGCGGGGCGTAAGTAA
- the cysT gene encoding sulfate/thiosulfate ABC transporter permease CysT produces MFAVASKRVLPGFTLSLGTSLLFVCLILLLPLSALVMQLSEMTWAQYWDVVTNPQVVAAYKVTLLSAFVASIFNGVFGLLMAWILTRYRFPGRTLLDALMDLPFALPTAVAGLTLASLFSVNGFYGEWLAKFDIKVTYTWLGIAVAMAFTSIPFVVRTVQPVLEELGPEYEEAAETLGATRLQSFRKVVLPELSPALLAGIALSFTRSLGEFGAVIFIAGNIAWKTEVTSLMIFVRLQEFDYPAASAIASVILAASLLLLFSINTLQSRFGRRVVGH; encoded by the coding sequence ATGTTTGCTGTTGCATCAAAGCGCGTGCTGCCGGGCTTTACCCTGAGCCTCGGCACCAGTCTGCTGTTTGTTTGCTTGATTCTGCTGCTGCCGTTGAGCGCGCTGGTGATGCAGCTCTCTGAGATGACCTGGGCTCAGTACTGGGATGTGGTCACTAATCCTCAGGTGGTGGCGGCCTATAAAGTCACCCTGCTGTCGGCCTTCGTGGCGTCGATTTTCAACGGCGTATTCGGTTTGCTGATGGCATGGATCCTTACGCGCTACCGTTTTCCGGGCCGTACGCTGCTGGATGCGTTGATGGATCTGCCGTTTGCCCTGCCGACGGCGGTAGCGGGCCTGACGCTGGCGTCGCTATTCTCGGTCAACGGTTTTTACGGCGAGTGGCTGGCGAAGTTTGATATCAAAGTGACTTATACCTGGCTGGGTATCGCAGTAGCGATGGCCTTTACCAGCATCCCGTTTGTGGTGCGTACGGTGCAGCCGGTGCTCGAAGAGCTGGGTCCGGAGTATGAAGAAGCTGCGGAAACGCTGGGCGCGACGCGTCTGCAGAGCTTTCGCAAAGTGGTGTTGCCGGAGCTGTCTCCGGCGCTGCTGGCTGGGATTGCGTTGTCGTTTACCCGTAGCCTCGGCGAGTTCGGTGCGGTGATTTTTATCGCCGGTAATATCGCGTGGAAAACGGAAGTGACCTCGCTGATGATTTTCGTTCGTTTGCAGGAGTTTGATTACCCTGCCGCCAGCGCGATTGCTTCGGTGATCCTCGCGGCATCGTTACTGCTGCTGTTCTCAATTAACACCCTGCAAAGTCGCTTTGGTCGACGTGTGGTAGGTCACTAA
- the cysW gene encoding sulfate/thiosulfate ABC transporter permease CysW, with translation MAIVAQLKRYDAPRINWGKWFLIGTGMLVSAFILIVPMVYIFVQAFSKGLMPVLQNLADPDMLHAIWLTVMIALITVPVNLVFGVLLAWLVTRFTFPGRQLLLTLLDIPFAVSPVVAGLVYLLFYGSNGPLGGWLDEHNLQIMFAWPGMVLATIFVTCPFVVRELVPVMMSQGSNEDEAAILLGASGWQMFRRVTLPNIRWALLYGVVLTNARAIGEFGAVSVVSGSIRGETLSLPLQIELLEQDYNTVGSFTAAALLTLMAILTLFLKSMVQWRLANQEKRAQLEGNHEH, from the coding sequence ATGGCGATCGTTGCTCAATTGAAGCGTTATGACGCGCCCCGCATTAACTGGGGAAAATGGTTTCTGATTGGTACCGGGATGCTGGTTTCCGCCTTCATTCTGATTGTGCCGATGGTCTATATCTTCGTGCAGGCCTTTAGCAAAGGTCTGATGCCAGTGCTGCAAAACCTTGCCGACCCGGACATGCTGCATGCTATCTGGCTGACGGTGATGATTGCTTTGATTACCGTGCCGGTGAACCTGGTGTTCGGTGTGCTGCTTGCCTGGCTGGTGACGCGCTTTACTTTTCCTGGCCGCCAGCTGCTGCTGACGCTGCTGGATATCCCGTTTGCCGTCTCGCCAGTGGTGGCGGGGCTGGTTTATTTGCTGTTTTACGGTTCTAACGGCCCGCTGGGCGGTTGGCTCGATGAGCACAACCTGCAGATCATGTTCGCCTGGCCGGGCATGGTGCTGGCGACCATCTTTGTGACCTGTCCGTTCGTGGTTCGCGAGCTGGTGCCGGTAATGATGAGTCAAGGCAGTAATGAAGATGAAGCGGCGATTTTGCTCGGCGCTTCAGGCTGGCAGATGTTCCGCCGGGTTACGCTGCCGAACATCCGCTGGGCGCTGCTTTACGGCGTGGTGCTGACTAACGCCCGTGCCATCGGTGAATTCGGCGCCGTGTCGGTGGTTTCCGGCTCGATTCGCGGCGAAACCTTATCGCTGCCGCTGCAAATTGAATTACTTGAGCAGGACTATAATACCGTCGGTTCGTTTACTGCCGCCGCCCTGCTGACGTTAATGGCTATTTTGACCTTGTTTTTGAAGAGTATGGTGCAATGGCGTTTGGCCAATCAGGAAAAACGCGCGCAACTGGAGGGAAATCATGAGCATTGA